From one Anabas testudineus chromosome 18, fAnaTes1.2, whole genome shotgun sequence genomic stretch:
- the LOC113151486 gene encoding uncharacterized protein LOC113151486 isoform X3, with protein MEVTALCFRLVMLGLISLREQVHNSYTQNRAFLRITPNRLQHFELDSISFDCIGLVGLTHLKAVSNTKEFNPACDSKKTTSSCTIDRVYSGDSGEYWCESEGERSDGVNITITAGPVILDGPALPVMQGMNVILRCRSKNQSTNLGIFYKNDVPLYSTPVEEMEIINVSKSDEGFYKCHIFSIGTSPASWLSVRDQLFDDSNSKSPYVRILLWVAVTMPSVFLSLLLVGYLYFKNCKVDGEDGANEPDGVTYAVVVTEQKKQTDTADADDNSSLCLETNQGTNPQTENGEKPLSPVVSDADGASRQPVYAAVTITSKRESAIRSSSLNPNQLANKNPDLEEQEKTNFPVQ; from the exons atggaggtcacagctctctgctttAGACTAG TGATGCTTGGACTAATTTCTCTGAGGGAACAAGTTCACAACAGTTACACTCAGAATAGAG cttttcttcGGATCACCCCAAACAGACTGCAGCACTTTGAATTGGACTCTATTTCGTTTGACTGTATTGGGCTTGTTGGTCTGACTCACTTGAAAGCAGTCAGTAATACTAAGGAATTCAATCCGGCATGTGACAGTAAGAAAACAACATCATCCTGCACCATCGATAGAGTCTAttcaggagacagtggagaatactggtgtgagagtgaaggagagagaagtgATGGAGTTAACATCACTATCACTG CTGGTCCTGTGATCCTGGATGGTCCTGCTCTTCCTGTAATGCAAGGAATGAATGTGATTCTACGCTGCAGGAGCAAGAACCAGTCCACCAACTTGGGCATTTTCTACAAAAATGATGTCCCCCTGTACAGCACGCCTGTAGAGGAGATGGAAATTATCAatgtttccaagtctgatgaaggtttctacaagtgtcacatcttCAGTATTGGAACATCACCAGCAAGCTGGTTGTCTGTGAGAG ATCAACTCTTCGATGACTCTAACTCCAAATCCCCTTACGTCCGCATCCTGCTGTGGGTTGCTGTGACCATGCCAAGTGTTTTCCTGTCGCTGCTACTGGTGGGATATCTTTATTTTAAGAACTGCAAAG tTGATGGAGAGGATGGTGCAAATGAACCTGATGGTGTGACATATGCAGTTGTTGTCactgaacaaaaaaagcaaacag ACACTGCAGACGCTGATGATAATTCTAGTCTCTGCCTTGAGACAAACCAGGGcacaaacccacaaacagaAAACGGTGAAAAGCCGTTGAGCCCTGTAGTCT CAGATGCTGATGGGGCCTCACGTCAACCTGTTTATGCTGCTGTAACCATTA CGTCCAAGCGAGAATCAGCAATACGCAGTTCATCACTAAACCCAAATCAATTAGCGAACAAAAATCCAGATTTAGAAGAGCAGGAAAAGACCAATTTTCCCGTCCAGTAG
- the LOC113151486 gene encoding uncharacterized protein LOC113151486 isoform X1, translating to MEVTALCFRLVMLGLISLREQVHNSYTQNRAFLRITPNRLQHFELDSISFDCIGLVGLTHLKAVSNTKEFNPACDSKKTTSSCTIDRVYSGDSGEYWCESEGERSDGVNITITAGPVILDGPALPVMQGMNVILRCRSKNQSTNLGIFYKNDVPLYSTPVEEMEIINVSKSDEGFYKCHIFSIGTSPASWLSVRENIISITSHPPNEDQLFDDSNSKSPYVRILLWVAVTMPSVFLSLLLVGYLYFKNCKVDGEDGANEPDGVTYAVVVTEQKKQTDTADADDNSSLCLETNQGTNPQTENGEKPLSPVVSDADGASRQPVYAAVTITSKRESAIRSSSLNPNQLANKNPDLEEQEKTNFPVQ from the exons atggaggtcacagctctctgctttAGACTAG TGATGCTTGGACTAATTTCTCTGAGGGAACAAGTTCACAACAGTTACACTCAGAATAGAG cttttcttcGGATCACCCCAAACAGACTGCAGCACTTTGAATTGGACTCTATTTCGTTTGACTGTATTGGGCTTGTTGGTCTGACTCACTTGAAAGCAGTCAGTAATACTAAGGAATTCAATCCGGCATGTGACAGTAAGAAAACAACATCATCCTGCACCATCGATAGAGTCTAttcaggagacagtggagaatactggtgtgagagtgaaggagagagaagtgATGGAGTTAACATCACTATCACTG CTGGTCCTGTGATCCTGGATGGTCCTGCTCTTCCTGTAATGCAAGGAATGAATGTGATTCTACGCTGCAGGAGCAAGAACCAGTCCACCAACTTGGGCATTTTCTACAAAAATGATGTCCCCCTGTACAGCACGCCTGTAGAGGAGATGGAAATTATCAatgtttccaagtctgatgaaggtttctacaagtgtcacatcttCAGTATTGGAACATCACCAGCAAGCTGGTTGTCTGTGAGAG aaaatataatttctatCACTTCTCACCCACCTAATGAAGATCAACTCTTCGATGACTCTAACTCCAAATCCCCTTACGTCCGCATCCTGCTGTGGGTTGCTGTGACCATGCCAAGTGTTTTCCTGTCGCTGCTACTGGTGGGATATCTTTATTTTAAGAACTGCAAAG tTGATGGAGAGGATGGTGCAAATGAACCTGATGGTGTGACATATGCAGTTGTTGTCactgaacaaaaaaagcaaacag ACACTGCAGACGCTGATGATAATTCTAGTCTCTGCCTTGAGACAAACCAGGGcacaaacccacaaacagaAAACGGTGAAAAGCCGTTGAGCCCTGTAGTCT CAGATGCTGATGGGGCCTCACGTCAACCTGTTTATGCTGCTGTAACCATTA CGTCCAAGCGAGAATCAGCAATACGCAGTTCATCACTAAACCCAAATCAATTAGCGAACAAAAATCCAGATTTAGAAGAGCAGGAAAAGACCAATTTTCCCGTCCAGTAG
- the LOC113151486 gene encoding uncharacterized protein LOC113151486 isoform X2: protein MEVTALCFRLVMLGLISLREQVHNSYTQNRAFLRITPNRLQHFELDSISFDCIGLVGLTHLKAVSNTKEFNPACDSKKTTSSCTIDRVYSGDSGEYWCESEGERSDGVNITITAGPVILDGPALPVMQGMNVILRCRSKNQSTNLGIFYKNDVPLYSTPVEEMEIINVSKSDEGFYKCHIFSIGTSPASWLSVRENIISITSHPPNEDQLFDDSNSKSPYVRILLWVAVTMPSVFLSLLLVGYLYFKNCKVDGEDGANEPDGVTYAVVVTEQKKQTDTADADDNSSLCLETNQGTNPQTENGEKPLSPVVYADGASRQPVYAAVTITSKRESAIRSSSLNPNQLANKNPDLEEQEKTNFPVQ from the exons atggaggtcacagctctctgctttAGACTAG TGATGCTTGGACTAATTTCTCTGAGGGAACAAGTTCACAACAGTTACACTCAGAATAGAG cttttcttcGGATCACCCCAAACAGACTGCAGCACTTTGAATTGGACTCTATTTCGTTTGACTGTATTGGGCTTGTTGGTCTGACTCACTTGAAAGCAGTCAGTAATACTAAGGAATTCAATCCGGCATGTGACAGTAAGAAAACAACATCATCCTGCACCATCGATAGAGTCTAttcaggagacagtggagaatactggtgtgagagtgaaggagagagaagtgATGGAGTTAACATCACTATCACTG CTGGTCCTGTGATCCTGGATGGTCCTGCTCTTCCTGTAATGCAAGGAATGAATGTGATTCTACGCTGCAGGAGCAAGAACCAGTCCACCAACTTGGGCATTTTCTACAAAAATGATGTCCCCCTGTACAGCACGCCTGTAGAGGAGATGGAAATTATCAatgtttccaagtctgatgaaggtttctacaagtgtcacatcttCAGTATTGGAACATCACCAGCAAGCTGGTTGTCTGTGAGAG aaaatataatttctatCACTTCTCACCCACCTAATGAAGATCAACTCTTCGATGACTCTAACTCCAAATCCCCTTACGTCCGCATCCTGCTGTGGGTTGCTGTGACCATGCCAAGTGTTTTCCTGTCGCTGCTACTGGTGGGATATCTTTATTTTAAGAACTGCAAAG tTGATGGAGAGGATGGTGCAAATGAACCTGATGGTGTGACATATGCAGTTGTTGTCactgaacaaaaaaagcaaacag ACACTGCAGACGCTGATGATAATTCTAGTCTCTGCCTTGAGACAAACCAGGGcacaaacccacaaacagaAAACGGTGAAAAGCCGTTGAGCCCTGTAGTCT ATGCTGATGGGGCCTCACGTCAACCTGTTTATGCTGCTGTAACCATTA CGTCCAAGCGAGAATCAGCAATACGCAGTTCATCACTAAACCCAAATCAATTAGCGAACAAAAATCCAGATTTAGAAGAGCAGGAAAAGACCAATTTTCCCGTCCAGTAG
- the LOC113168510 gene encoding low affinity immunoglobulin gamma Fc region receptor II-a-like, which translates to MSVTSDRNSTGKGSCHLCSTSGVQPVGSKDKMGVTAVCFRLVMLEFILLENTVEKSYTRESGAVRLHVTPNRQQHFEYDPIYFHCDSNDESTQLKATRNTVEFVPSCNFKRTTSGSTCSIDKMYPGDSGEYWCETKEGERSNTVNITVTGGPVIVESPALPVFEGETVILRCNRKTKSNNLVFFYKDDVAVQIGPEEMRIKNVSKSTEGLYRCNISDVGTSPGSWLNVRGNSVTSVHKDLLSDDSKSFSVLILLRIAVTIFITLLLLLGLSKLKISACW; encoded by the exons ATGAGTGTAACGTCAGACAGAAACAGTACAGGAAAAGGAAGTTGTCATCTATGTTCGACTTCTGGTGTTCAGCCAGTTGGCAGCAAAGACAAAATGGGGGTCACAGCTGTCTGCTTCAGATTGG TAATGCTGGAATTCATTCTGCTGGAAAACACAGTTGAGAAGAGTTACACTCGTGAAAGTG GTGCAGTCCGTCTTCATGTCACTCCAAATagacagcagcactttgaataTGACCCTATCTATTTTCACTGTGACAGCAATGATGAGTCAACTCAACTGAAAGCAACCAGAAATACTGTTGAATTTGTCCCATCGTGTAATTTTAAGAGAACAACATCTGGGTCAACCTGCTCTATTGATAAAATGTATCCAGGAGATAGTGGAGAATACTGGTGTGAGActaaagaaggagaaagaagcaacactgtcaacatcactgtcactg GTGGACCAGTGATCGTGGAGAGTCCTGCACTTCCTGTATTTGAGGGTGAAACTGTGATTCTGAGGtgcaacagaaagacaaagtcCAACAACttagttttcttttacaaaGATGACGTCGCCGTGCAGATCGGTCCAGAAGAGATGagaattaaaaatgtttccaaatcTACAGAAGGACTTTACAGATGCAACATCTCTGATGTTGGAACATCACCAGGAAGCTGGCTCAATGTGAGAG GAAATTCTGTCACCTCAGTTCATAAAGACCTCCTCTCTGATGACTCAAAGTCCTTCAGTGTCCTCATCCTGCTGAGGATTGCTGTCACCATTTTTAtcaccttgctgctgctgctgggactgTCAAAGTTGAAAATATCAGCTTGTTGGTAG